The nucleotide sequence GGCCATCGACGCGATCGGTGCGGTCCCGGTGTTCGTCGACATCCGGGAAGAAGACTTCCTGATGGACACCGGGCAGATCGAAGCGGCGATCACCGAACGCACGCGATGCCTGCTGCCGGTGCACCTCTACGGCCAGTGCGTGGACATGGCCGCGATCGGGCGGATCGCCGCGGAGTACGGCCTCAAGGTGCTGGAGGACTGCGCGCAGGCGCACGGCGCCACTCAGGGCGGCCGCCGGGCGGGAACTTTCGGCGACGCGGCGGCGTTCTCCTTCTACCCCACCAAGGTCCTCGGTGCCTACGGCGACGGCGGCGCGGTGATCACCGGTGACGCGACCGTCGAAGCGAACCTCCGCCGCGCGCGGTACTACGGCATGGAAAAGGTCTATTACGTCGTCGAGACGCCGGGCCACAACAGTCGTCTCGACGACGTGCAGGCGGAGATCCTGCGCCGCAAGCTGACCCGCCTCGACGACTACCTCAAGGGCCGCCGCGAAGTGGCGCGGCGCTACGCGGAGGGCCTCGGAGACACCGGAATCCTGTTGCCCACGACCAATCCGGGCAACGACCACGTGCACTACGTGTACGTGGTCCGGCATCCGCGCCGCGACGAGATCATCGAAGCGCTGCGTGCCTACGACATCCACCTGAACATCAGCTACCCGTGGCCGGTGCACACCATGCGCGGCTTCGCCAAGCTCGGCGTCGAACCCGGCAGTCTGCCGGTCACCGAACGGCTCGCCGGGGAGATCTTCTCGCTGCCGATGTACCCGGCACTGAGCGCGGAAAAGCAGGACGAGGTGATCCGGGCCGTCCGTGCGGTGCTGGCCCGGTTGTGAACGCGAAGACCGGAAGCACCGGCGAGCAGAAGGAGGTAGCGATGGATGCCGACGTGATCGTGGTCGGGGCGGG is from Amycolatopsis lurida and encodes:
- a CDS encoding DegT/DnrJ/EryC1/StrS family aminotransferase is translated as MTIRVWDYLAEYRNERADILDAVETVFESGQLVLGPSVRGFEEEFAAYHGVAHCVSVDNGTNAIKLGLQALGVGPGDEVITVSNTAAPTVVAIDAIGAVPVFVDIREEDFLMDTGQIEAAITERTRCLLPVHLYGQCVDMAAIGRIAAEYGLKVLEDCAQAHGATQGGRRAGTFGDAAAFSFYPTKVLGAYGDGGAVITGDATVEANLRRARYYGMEKVYYVVETPGHNSRLDDVQAEILRRKLTRLDDYLKGRREVARRYAEGLGDTGILLPTTNPGNDHVHYVYVVRHPRRDEIIEALRAYDIHLNISYPWPVHTMRGFAKLGVEPGSLPVTERLAGEIFSLPMYPALSAEKQDEVIRAVRAVLARL